A genome region from Hoplias malabaricus isolate fHopMal1 chromosome 8, fHopMal1.hap1, whole genome shotgun sequence includes the following:
- the fam204a gene encoding protein FAM204A: MYSGLLPKGLSEADLSSGESEVEEDSPGTRETQERRLSHTASATTELESASVRPQRLCSSQTEPNELSPEDCLPGVPPELWQKFKELQKEKEVQKVNEPHRKKRRKTHHRKDKSQEPAGDPEEKSECREEHKKHWEELMQYFGINDRFQPPACSRPPLKSGLEKSMESAIAEGDYTKAEELSDRLATRELAVKIAQAAECRDFTQTRKEEEASRDARKRRKQVAWGFEAKKRWETKSNMGYM; the protein is encoded by the exons ATGTACAGCGGACTTCTCCCGAAGGGTCTGAGTGAGGCGGACCTGAGCTCCGGAGAGTCCGAGGTGGAGGAGGACTCACCCGGCACCAGAGAGACGCAGGAACGGCGGCTCTCTCACACAGCCTCCGCAACCACGGAGCTAGAGTCCGCCTCTGTCCGCCCTCAGAGACTGTGCAGCTCCCAGACAGAGCCGAATGAGCTTTCTCCTGAGGACTGTTTACCCGGGGTTCCTCCAGAACTGTGGCAA AAATTTAAAGAGCTCCAGAAGGAAAAGGAGGTTCAGAAAGTGAATGAACCACACAGGAAGAAAcggaggaaaacacatcacagaAAAG ataAAAGTCAAGAGCCGGCTGGTGATCCGGAGGAGAAAAG CGAGTGCAGAGAGGAGCACAAGAAGCACTGGGAGGAGCTAATGCAGTATTTTGGCATCAACGATAGGTTTCAGCCTCCTGCCTGTAGCAGGCCTCCACTCAAG TCAGGGCTAGAAAAGAGCATGGAGAGCGCCATCGCTGAAGGGGACTATACGAAGGCAGAGGAGCTGAGTGACAGACTGGCTACTCGCGAG CTGGCCGTGAAAATCGCGCAAGCCGCCGAGTGTCGCGACTTCACCCAAACCAGGAAGGAAGAGGAGGCTTCCCGGGACGCTAGGAAACGGAGGAAGCAAGTGGCTTGGGG GTTTGAAGCAAAGAAAAGGTGGGAAACCAAAAGCAACATGGGCTACATGTGA